A single candidate division SR1 bacterium Aalborg_AAW-1 DNA region contains:
- a CDS encoding 3-demethylubiquinone-9 3-methyltransferase produces the protein MSHKITPTIRSTGNGQSQAEHYCTIFPDAKITKINPVVTTFEIYGQSLAILTGGEHPNATLNPSISFSLWITDLDETKRIRDLLADDGSVMMPFQEYERSPAYGWCNDIYGVSRQVMYDNRPESKSNALVPSLMYTGANNGKTAEAMEFYTSIFPASKINFTRPYGENAMGEDPDHLNHAEFKLVNQQFIAMDSGMDHKFTFNDGISLSVSCADQAEVDKYRNALIADGGSESQCGRCKDKYGVSRQIVPIQLSDYLFQIDKEKSKYAMDAMLQMKKIIIADLYQ, from the coding sequence ATCACAAGCAGAACACTACTGTACTATCTTCCCAGATGCCAAGATCACGAAGATAAACCCTGTTGTCACAACCTTTGAGATCTACGGACAGTCTCTCGCTATACTCACTGGTGGTGAACATCCAAACGCTACGCTCAATCCATCGATCTCATTCTCTCTCTGGATAACAGATCTGGACGAGACCAAACGCATCCGAGATCTCCTCGCTGACGATGGGTCAGTGATGATGCCTTTTCAAGAATACGAACGAAGTCCTGCCTATGGATGGTGCAATGATATCTATGGTGTATCACGACAAGTCATGTATGACAATCGTCCTGAAAGCAAATCTAATGCACTCGTCCCAAGTCTCATGTATACAGGAGCAAACAACGGGAAGACAGCAGAAGCGATGGAGTTTTATACGAGTATCTTCCCAGCGAGCAAGATCAACTTTACTCGACCCTATGGAGAAAACGCTATGGGAGAGGATCCAGATCATCTCAATCATGCAGAATTTAAACTCGTCAATCAACAGTTTATCGCTATGGATAGTGGGATGGATCATAAGTTTACCTTCAATGATGGGATTTCACTCTCAGTCTCTTGCGCTGACCAAGCAGAAGTCGATAAGTATCGAAACGCACTGATAGCTGACTGAGGTTCGGAGTCTCAATGCGGACGATGTAAAGACAAGTACGGTGTATCACGACAGATCGTCCCAATCCAATTATCAGACTATCTCTTTCAGATTGATAAAGAAAAATCAAAATACGCCATGGACGCAATGTTACAGATGAAGAAAATCATTATCGCTGATTTATATCAATAA
- a CDS encoding Bacterial low temperature requirement A protein (LtrA) codes for MTQEIQLPTSIFGKPVLRTEANKTEEHRKASRLDLFFDLFFVAAIRVISHEFAHDLGHWSRGALVQTVIYIVAIWRLWTSITYFFERYKTEGLTKRLFMFVQMFLIAGVGLTMMGGSEAVHIFFLLYGLAKGGIASMYLRTNTGHKDPLYCKNNRLQIYGNSMVLIASIIALFLPGAWSVWILLMALGLDVLIPILGKSTLKYLVPSFEVETYHERFGLFIIIVLGESILGAITGIHWDSLTHGTLSLIGAALLLSFVHWWIYFEYVSTAKILKENILSRTYLHLPLTICFTLISATVLYLVEHSTETSHGPMLLLIVCCIIVMATVIGFEKITGPYSKLVPKTSAHLRHMGLPIIGMIFLLPNRGLSNQTSLWIITIFAIIPIAIRAYLLTQGFRKHKASQE; via the coding sequence ATGACACAAGAAATACAACTTCCTACTAGCATATTCGGTAAACCAGTACTCAGAACTGAGGCCAACAAGACAGAGGAGCATAGAAAAGCATCACGATTGGATCTGTTTTTTGATCTGTTTTTCGTGGCAGCGATTCGTGTGATCTCGCATGAATTTGCCCATGATCTCGGTCATTGGTCACGATGAGCACTCGTACAAACCGTCATCTATATTGTAGCTATCTGGCGATTATGGACGAGTATTACCTATTTTTTTGAAAGATACAAAACGGAAGGTCTGACCAAGAGGTTGTTTATGTTTGTACAAATGTTTCTGATCGCTGGTGTAGGACTGACCATGATGTGAGGGAGTGAAGCAGTACATATCTTTTTCTTACTCTATGGATTAGCCAAGTGATGAATTGCATCCATGTATCTGCGAACTAATACAGGGCATAAAGATCCACTGTATTGCAAAAACAATCGCCTTCAAATCTATGGAAATAGTATGGTACTCATAGCCAGTATCATAGCATTATTTCTTCCATGAGCATGGTCTGTATGGATATTATTGATGGCATTAGGATTGGATGTCTTGATCCCTATTCTGTGAAAATCGACACTGAAATATCTTGTACCAAGTTTTGAGGTTGAAACCTATCATGAAAGATTTGGTCTCTTTATCATTATCGTCTTAGGAGAATCGATACTCGGTGCTATTACTGGTATCCATTGGGATTCACTCACCCATGGGACACTTTCTCTAATAGGAGCGGCACTCTTACTGAGTTTTGTGCATTGGTGGATTTATTTTGAATATGTGAGTACGGCTAAAATTCTGAAAGAAAATATCCTCAGTCGAACCTACCTCCATCTTCCTCTTACCATCTGTTTTACACTTATTAGTGCGACAGTACTCTACCTTGTAGAACATAGTACAGAAACTTCCCACGGGCCAATGCTTCTGCTTATTGTGTGTTGTATCATCGTGATGGCAACAGTGATAGGATTTGAAAAAATCACTGGACCGTATAGCAAACTAGTTCCAAAAACCTCTGCTCACCTACGACATATGGGACTACCTATCATAGGAATGATCTTCCTGTTACCCAATCGATGACTCTCTAATCAAACAAGTCTTTGGATCATTACTATATTTGCTATTATTCCTATTGCTATCAGAGCATATCTTCTTACCCAAGGTTTTAGAAAACACAAAGCATCTCAAGAGTAG
- the nlhH gene encoding Carboxylesterase NlhH — MKKSILGLLSLALIAGVSRYGYTKFFSSSVAPTHADIAYATGSDRQVLDIYLPSTGTGPFPVVIQIHGGAFKMGDKSAINSVQRLLDEGFAVIGMNYRLSDEAQWPAQLDDLKSVVQFVKTNAKQYRLDNTRIASRGYSAGGYLSSMMGIALANDPATRIQASVDRFGPVDFYTMDEDIAASGIERKTGNNGDADSPESALLGITIKENKEIADQASVLTYLSGTESIPPFLIMHGAIDPMIGAKQSERLRDAISNKFGSGMVEYHLLPNGDHGGGDFETQSTEDIVINFLKKNLK, encoded by the coding sequence ATGAAAAAATCAATTCTCTGACTCCTATCTCTTGCTCTTATAGCATGAGTGTCACGATATGGTTATACCAAGTTTTTCTCATCATCAGTAGCACCGACACATGCTGATATCGCATACGCGACTGGGTCAGATCGTCAGGTTTTGGATATCTATCTTCCAAGTACCGGTACAGGACCATTTCCAGTGGTGATACAGATTCATGGATGAGCATTTAAAATGGGTGACAAATCAGCTATCAATAGTGTACAACGTCTTTTAGATGAAGGATTTGCTGTCATAGGGATGAATTATCGTTTGAGTGATGAAGCACAATGGCCAGCACAGTTAGATGATCTCAAATCGGTCGTCCAATTTGTAAAAACCAATGCAAAACAATATAGGCTTGACAATACTCGTATCGCTTCACGATGATATAGTGCTGGTGGATATCTCTCTTCGATGATGGGTATCGCACTCGCCAATGATCCAGCAACTCGTATTCAAGCATCAGTAGATCGATTTGGTCCAGTAGATTTTTATACAATGGATGAAGATATCGCAGCGTCTGGAATAGAACGTAAGACAGGTAACAATGGTGATGCAGACTCTCCAGAATCAGCTCTCTTATGAATCACTATAAAGGAAAACAAAGAAATAGCTGACCAAGCAAGTGTCTTGACCTACTTATCATGAACAGAAAGTATTCCACCGTTTCTTATCATGCATGGAGCTATCGACCCTATGATCTGAGCAAAACAGTCTGAAAGACTCAGAGATGCTATCAGCAATAAATTTGGATCATGAATGGTAGAATATCATCTTCTTCCAAATGGAGATCATGGTGGTGGTGATTTTGAGACACAATCAACCGAAGATATCGTGATTAATTTTCTCAAGAAGAATTTAAAATAA
- the luxA gene encoding Alkanal monooxygenase alpha chain — translation MSKTMQKKIERGIGMFGDVTFDPGTGKPTQTMQERLHQIIEQVKLADALGVDLFAAGEHHRSDYAISSPEILLSALSTVTSNIKLASGVSVVSSTDPVKLYQDFATVDLISNGRAEIIAGRGSFTESFPLFGYKLGDYSQLFSEKLDLLLKINETEDLTWSGNYRAPLNNQTVLPRALNKGKLPIWIAVGGTPESVVSAAKLGLPVIFAIIGGMWEHFLPMIELYKDEYTKAGHEIDQMQIGAHMHTFIMEDEQQVIDTYFPLYKSQMDRVGKTRGRQPFTLEQFEGGMSQRGALLMGSPEHVANKIALIVQTLGLTRFVAHMDIGGPAHDDMMRSIDIYAREIIPAINDYLNTIHKQ, via the coding sequence ATGAGCAAAACAATGCAAAAAAAAATTGAACGAGGAATTGGAATGTTTGGTGATGTAACCTTTGATCCAGGTACTGGAAAACCAACACAAACCATGCAAGAACGTCTCCATCAAATTATCGAACAAGTAAAGCTCGCAGATGCCTTAGGAGTAGATCTCTTTGCGGCAGGGGAGCACCATAGATCGGACTATGCCATCTCATCTCCTGAAATTCTTCTCTCAGCACTTTCTACTGTGACGAGCAATATTAAACTAGCAAGTGGCGTATCAGTCGTAAGCTCAACAGATCCAGTAAAACTTTATCAAGATTTTGCAACAGTTGATCTTATCAGTAATGGACGTGCAGAGATTATCGCAGGAAGAGGTAGTTTTACAGAATCGTTTCCACTCTTTGGCTATAAACTTGGTGATTATTCGCAGTTATTTAGTGAGAAGTTAGACCTTCTCTTGAAGATTAATGAAACAGAAGATCTTACATGGTCAGGTAACTATCGCGCACCGCTCAATAATCAAACTGTACTTCCTCGTGCCCTTAATAAAGGGAAACTTCCTATCTGGATCGCCGTGGGTGGGACACCTGAATCTGTAGTCAGCGCTGCGAAACTCGGTCTGCCAGTCATTTTTGCTATTATTGGTGGTATGTGGGAACACTTTCTACCCATGATCGAATTATATAAAGACGAATATACCAAAGCTGGACATGAGATCGATCAGATGCAAATTGGTGCTCATATGCATACCTTTATCATGGAAGATGAACAACAAGTAATCGATACCTATTTCCCTCTCTATAAATCTCAAATGGATAGAGTAGGAAAGACAAGAGGGCGACAACCATTTACTTTAGAACAATTTGAAGGATGAATGTCTCAACGTGGAGCATTGCTGATGGGAAGTCCAGAACACGTAGCGAATAAAATAGCATTAATAGTACAAACATTGGGTCTGACTAGATTCGTAGCACATATGGACATATGAGGTCCTGCTCATGATGATATGATGCGTTCTATCGATATTTATGCTCGTGAGATCATTCCAGCCATCAATGATTATCTCAATACGATACATAAACAATAA
- a CDS encoding Glyoxalase-like domain protein, translated as MSKLFINLPVADLAASTVFYQSLGFTKNDNFSDTHASCMIWDENIYVMLLTHEFIKGFLPEGKTIADAHTTAQVLNALSMNSKSDVDIMFDKAISAGGKKTIATQDHGFMYGRDFEDLDGHIWELFWMDEAAAQG; from the coding sequence ATGTCCAAGCTTTTCATTAATCTCCCAGTAGCTGATCTTGCAGCATCTACAGTATTCTACCAATCATTAGGATTTACTAAAAACGATAACTTTTCTGACACACACGCCTCTTGCATGATATGGGACGAAAATATCTACGTGATGTTACTCACTCATGAGTTTATAAAAGGATTTCTACCAGAAGGCAAAACTATAGCAGATGCTCATACTACAGCACAAGTACTGAATGCACTCAGCATGAATAGTAAGTCTGATGTAGATATCATGTTTGACAAAGCAATCTCAGCGGGAGGTAAGAAAACTATTGCTACACAAGATCATGGATTCATGTATGGACGTGATTTTGAAGATTTGGATGGTCATATCTGGGAACTGTTTTGGATGGATGAAGCTGCTGCACAAGGATAA